One window of Mesorhizobium sp. WSM4904 genomic DNA carries:
- a CDS encoding ATP-binding protein: MLSAEPKADPAGEYARDSSAEAARHSLHTKPPTAGTVHDLGNLIQIALSALNRIAREPGASVAPALEPVIGSARTALLQAGALVRETISRAQESHPEIEETNVGACLIEVEALIRCSCEPHIQLELRVGSGLPRAKCDRLGLQNAVLNLVFNARDAMPGGGLILIDATVVQGRPTLIELRIVDRGIGMTQQTVARAFEPFFTTKGKGLGGVGLPMVKHFAAEHGGSVEIESVLGAGTTVILRVPAAPSELDAGRTDRPAL; encoded by the coding sequence ATGCTAAGCGCAGAGCCAAAAGCCGACCCAGCGGGCGAGTATGCCCGTGACTCATCCGCCGAAGCCGCTCGGCACAGCCTGCACACGAAGCCGCCGACAGCTGGCACCGTTCACGATCTGGGCAATCTTATCCAGATCGCGTTATCCGCGCTAAACCGCATCGCACGGGAACCTGGCGCCTCGGTTGCTCCAGCGCTTGAGCCCGTGATCGGCAGCGCCAGGACGGCCTTGCTGCAAGCCGGCGCGCTTGTCCGGGAGACGATAAGCAGGGCTCAAGAGAGCCATCCCGAGATCGAGGAAACCAACGTAGGTGCTTGCCTGATCGAGGTCGAGGCCCTCATCCGGTGTTCTTGCGAGCCGCATATCCAGCTTGAGCTTCGTGTCGGATCCGGCCTGCCTCGCGCGAAATGCGATCGCTTGGGCCTGCAGAATGCGGTCCTGAATCTTGTATTCAACGCGCGTGACGCAATGCCAGGCGGCGGTTTGATCTTAATCGACGCCACCGTCGTTCAAGGCCGTCCCACTCTTATCGAGCTTCGCATCGTCGATAGGGGTATCGGAATGACGCAGCAGACCGTCGCCCGCGCCTTCGAGCCATTTTTCACCACGAAGGGCAAGGGCCTGGGTGGTGTCGGCTTGCCGATGGTGAAGCATTTCGCCGCGGAGCACGGCGGAAGCGTCGAGATCGAGAGCGTCCTGGGGGCCGGTACAACCGTGATCCTGCGAGTGCCGGCAGCACCGTCGGAACTCGACGCCGGGCGAACCGATCGACCTGCCTTGTGA